From the genome of Perca flavescens isolate YP-PL-M2 chromosome 12, PFLA_1.0, whole genome shotgun sequence, one region includes:
- the LOC114565284 gene encoding macrophage mannose receptor 1-like isoform X1: protein MSGTLRLIRRMLTQRITLAAFVLFIPTSQCSTRNDSPFSLTNKATGFCLLKRSTRCLEMRWTTGDRLFATSTKKCLGAQGKSVGSEVSLYDCDDRSELQKWECKNGTLLALKGQQLYIEVKPDETIALSKTFGPNNDFTITGTASGACLRTYRELYTIEGNAFGKICSFPFLYKDRWFGDCTTYDSSTKRLWCAVETKYDREQWGYCPTTSSDNWAKNIVTGAYYQLNTQSVLTLAQADTSCKQQGASLLSITDVHEQAFVSALLGSGKHKLWIGLVLDPEHGWQWSDGKPFRYLRWSTGNPLPNPGHNCAFLDSTGQHSWQSSSCVKKLGYICYKDGAPPTPPQIEQGFCSAPWIPYNGHCFHLQRATQTWSNAQKACRKEDGDLVSIRNVEDQSFVISQLGFGTSDELWIGLNDRKTEGLFDWSDQSTVSFTSWEFGKPSVSTDTEDCVLIRGENGNWADRWCDEKHGFICMKQSATESTGDEVDVDIGCKAGWKRHGSYCYFVGTETKTFDEAKEDCKTSDSYLADVSNGVDNAFLVSLVGMRPEKYFWLGLSNQKDIDQFVWTNTNSVRFTHWNTEMPGYKKGCVAMTTGILAGLWDLLPCTNQEKYICKHLAEGAVITVPPPTQTPPQCVDGWTRVGTRNMCSKFFTGPRADEKTWFEARDYCRAIGGDLLSIHSAAELLAGRRHGRAWIGLHIPDTSTGYTWSDGSPVNFQHWQEGEPNNHNNDESCAEFRMHRFDEAGSWNDVNCDSYNDWLCQIRAGVTPKPPPNNTAVDYNTTSDGWLMWRGNQYFVNTNSMSMEDARHFCQQRHGDLVSITSKDENLFLWKQISRSYRSYYLGLSVDLDGSFWWMDGSPVALQKWDENQPNSNAFDENCVFMTYYMGFWRTCNCGQEQQFICKRGNSVPVNTTAATTVPPKGGCPFKWTKFDSKCYNIISNRKATWEDAMRQCISMGGNLVSITTRRVQAFLITKMAESATTDLWIGLNSLKRDGFYWADGKPRQFTNWGHSKHRRPPGSFYQRWNEEECVVMTSGTTFGIGKWLIKSCNDTNGYVCLRSLDPNTQPQPESAVTNIYVTLGNDSIKVETKNLTWDDAKKQCEGDKANLASLRSEWTHAYVELLAMNLKAPLWIGLNKKQTGGFFRYIDGWHLNTASWAEGEPSRDQPCVYLDVDGKWRTAFCNRTMNSVCMQSTDVPPTESTNFPGICPEQTNVEYQQSYTWLPFKGHCYLFMTDEIEWPDAASSCVRHGGILASIEDPDEQQFIKSNVERFQDSHSAFWIGLYKTHKGTWMWLDKTVMDYTNWAPDDSNNDFAEIGTSDGAWRTGRRWHDRAYICETPKVMPEDSGSKAEPHGGQDPRSRVHTSLVVVMIIAITSTLVVIAFFLYKKSPRPLPTFDNPLYFDSERSQPDVVDTNKLIENAEVENPEPIITL, encoded by the exons ATGTCTGGTACTCTGAGACTTATCAGAAGAATGCTGACCCAGAGGATAACTCTAGCAGCCTTTGTGCTTTTCATCCCAACATCTCAATGTTCAACAAGAAATG ATTCCCCATTCTCACTCACTAACAAGGCCACTGGTTTCTGTTTGCTGAAAAGATCAACCCGCTGCCTTGAGATGCGCTGGACAACCGGTGATCGTCTTTTTGCTACCTCaaccaaaaagtgcctcggagcTCAGGGCAAAAGTGTAGGGAGTGAAGTAAGCCTCTACGATTGTGACGACAGGAGTGAGCTACAAAAGTGGGAATGCAAGAATGGAACATTGCTTGCCCTCAAAGGCCAACAGCTCTACATTGAAGTAAAACCTGATGAAACAATTGCTCTCTCCAAAACTTTCGGGCCGAATAACGACTTCACAATCACAGGGACAGCCAGCGGTGCTTGTTTGAGAACATACAGAG AACTTTACACCATTGAGGGAAATGCGTTTGGTAAGATCTGCTCGTTTCCCTTCCTGTACAAAGACCGGTGGTTTGGAGACTGCACTACGTACGACTCCTCAACGAAGCGTCTTTGGTGTGCAGTTGAAACAAAATATGATCGTGAGCAGTGGGGATATTGCCCGACTACTT CATCAGACAACTGGGCGAAGAACATTGTAACAGGAGCATATTACCAGCTCAACACACAGTCGGTTCTGACTTTGGCCCAGGCTGATACCAGCTGCAAACAGCAGGGGGCCTCCCTGCTCAGTATCACCGATGTTCACGAGCAGGCTTTTGTCTCAG cacTATTAGGATCAGGAAAACATAAACTTTGGATCGGGCTGGTCTTGGACCCAGAACATGGCTGGCAGTGGTCTGATGGGAAGCCCTTCCGTTATCTGAGATGGAGTACAG GAAATCCACTTCCTAATCCGGGACACAACTGTGCATTTCTTGACTCTACTGGGCAGCACTCTTGGCAAAGTTCATCCTGCGTCAAGAAACTGGGCTACATCTGCTACAAAGACGGGGCCCCGCCAACTCCTCCACAAA TTGAGCAAGGATTTTGTTCAGCCCCTTGGATTCCCTACAATGGCCACTGCTTCCACCTTCAACGTGCTACGCAAACATGGTCTAATGCTCAGAAAGCGTGCCGCAAAGAAGACGGGGACTTAGTGAGCATTCGCAATGTGGAGGATCAAAGTTTTGTCATCTCGCAACTGGGATTCG GAACCTCTGATGAGCTTTGGATTGGACTGAATGACAGGAAGACAGAGGGGCTGTTTGACTGGAGTGACCAATCTACTGTCAGCTTCACCAGCTGGGAGTTTGGGAAACCGTCTGTCTCCACTGATACAGAGGACTGCGTTCTCATCAGGGGAGAG AATGGGAACTGGGCGGATCGCTGGTGTGATGAGAAACATGGTTTTATCTGTATGAAGCAGAGTGCCACTGAAAGCACCGGAGATGAAGTGGATGTAGATATAGGCTGCAAAGCT GGGTGGAAAAGACATGGCTCCTACTGCTACTTTGTAGGAACAGAGACAAAGACGTTTGATGAAGCTAAAGAGGACTGTAAGACCTCAGACTCCTACTTAGCTGATGTTTCAAATGG GGTAGATAATGCCTTCCTCGTCAGCTTGGTCGGGATGAGACCAGAGAAGTACTTCTGGCTAGGCCTCTCAAACCAGAAAGACATTGATCAATTTGTGTGGACCAACACAAACTCCGTGAGGTTTACTCACTGGAACACTGAAATGCCAG GTTACAAAAAGGGCTGCGTTGCCATGACAACTGGGATTTTGGCCGGACTATGGGATCTGCTGCCCTGCACCAATCAGGAAAAATACATCTGCAAACACCTGGCAGAGGGGGCAGTTATAACCGTTCCACCACCGACTCAAACTCCTCCTCAGTGTGTGGATGGTTGGACTCGAGTGGGAACAAGAAACATGTGCTCCAAG TTTTTCACAGGGCCTCGTGCAGATGAGAAGACCTGGTTTGAGGCCAGGGATTACTGCAGGGCCATTGGAGGAGACCTGCTCAGCATTCACAGCGCAGCTGAGCTACTTGCTGGACG CAGACACGGAAGAGCCTGGATTGGACTTCATATTCCTGACACGAGCACTGGTTATACATGGAGTGATGGATCCCCG GTAAACTTCCAGCACTGGCAAGAAGGAGAGCCAAACAATCACAATAATGATGAATCTTGTGCTGAATTCAGAATGCATAGGTTTGATGAGGCCGGGTCTTGGAACGATGTGAACTGTGATAGTTACAATGACTGGCTGTGTCAGATCCGTGCAG GAGTGACTCCAAAACCACCTCCAAATAATACTGCGGTGG ACTATAACACCACTTCAGATGGTTGGCTTATGTGGAGAGGGAATCAGTATTTTGTGAACACAAACTCAATGTCCATGGAGGATGCTCGTCACTTCTGTCAGCAGAGGCATGGTGACTTGGTATCTATCACCAGTAAAGATGAAAACCTATTCTTATGGAAACAG ATTTCAAGAAGCTATAGGTCCTATTATTTAGGTTTGTCAGTGGATCTTGATGGGTCATTTTG GTGGATGGATGGTTCTCCAGTGGCATTACAAAAATGGGATGAAAATCAACCAAATTCTAATGCCTTTGatgaaaactgtgtttttatgaCTTATTATATGG GCTTCTGGCGTACTTGTAATTGTGGCCAAGAGCAACAGTTCATTTGTAAACGAGGAAACTCAGTACCTGTCAACACCACTGCCGCCACCACAGTTCCTCCGAAAGGTGGCTGCCCATTCAAGTGGACCAAGTTTGACTCAAAG TGTTACAATATCATTAGTAATCGGAAGGCCACCTGGGAAGACGCAATGAGACAGTGCATTTCCATGGGAGGCAATTTAGTCTCAATTACCACAAGGCGTGTGCAAG catttttgatCACCAAAATGGCTGAATCAGCAACTACAGACCTGTGGATTGGTTTAAATAGTTTAAAACGAGATGGCTTTTACTGGGCCGATGGCAAACCAAGGCAATTCACCAACTGGGGCCATTCT AAACATCGACGTCCTCCGGGGTCCTTTTATCAGAGATGGAATGAG GAAGAATGTGTTGTGATGACCAGCGGTACCACCTTTGGCATCGGTAAATGGTTAATTAAGTCCTGCAATGACACCAATGGATATGTCTGTCTTCGAAGTCTTG ACCCAAACACCCAGCCTCAGCCAGAGTCAGCAGTTACTAACATCTATGTTACTCTGGGAAATGACAGCATCAAGGTTGAGACTAAAAATCTGACCTGGGACGATGCCAAGAAACAATGTGAAGGTGATAAAGCCAACCTGGCTAGCCTGCGATCTGAGTGGACGCACGCCTACGTGGAGCTGCTGGCTATGAATCTCAAAGCTCCTCTTTGGATTGGATTGAACAAGAAGCAG ACAGGCGGTTTTTTTAGGTATATTGATGGCTGGCACCTGAACACTGCAAGCTGGGCTGAAGGTGAACCAAGCAGAGACCAACCTTGTGTGTACTTGGATGTggatggaaaatggaggactgCTTTCTGCAATCGGACCATGAACAGTGTTTGCATGCAGTCTACAG ATGTGCCACCAACAGAGTCAACCAACTTCCCAGGGATTTGCCCTGAACAGACAAACGTGGAGTACCAACAGAGTTATACCTGGCTGCCATTTAAGGGTCATTGTTATTTGTTTATGACAGATGAAATTGAATGGCCAGATGCAGCTAGCAGCTGTGTCAGGCATG GTGGAATTCTCGCTAGCATTGAAGATCCTGATGAGCAACAATTCATTAAAAGCAATGTGGAAAGATTTCAAGATAGCCACAGTGCTTTCTGGATCGGCCTGTATAAAACTCATAAAG GGACATGGATGTGGTTGGATAAAACAGTCATGGACTACACTAACTGGGCTCCAGACGATAGTAATAATGACTTTGCAGAGATCGGAACCTCAGATGGGGCTTGGAGGACAGGGCGCAGATGGCACGACAGAGCATACATCTGTGAAACACCCAAAG TGATGCCCGAAGATTCAGGATCAAAAGCTG AACCTCATGGAGGCCAGGATCCTCGCAGTCGTGTCCACACGAGTTTGGTAGTTGTCATGATCATTGCTATCACTTCTACACTGGTAGTCATTGCATTTTTCCTCTACAAGAAGTCTCCTCGTCCCTTACCCACCTTTGACAATCCACTCTACTTTGACAGTGAACGATCCCAGCCCGACGTGGTCGATACCAATAAACTGATAGAGAATGCAGAAGTAGAAAACCCtgagcctattataactttataa
- the LOC114565284 gene encoding macrophage mannose receptor 1-like isoform X2 yields MSGTLRLIRRMLTQRITLAAFVLFIPTSQCSTRNDSPFSLTNKATGFCLLKRSTRCLEMRWTTGDRLFATSTKKCLGAQGKSVGSEVSLYDCDDRSELQKWECKNGTLLALKGQQLYIEVKPDETIALSKTFGPNNDFTITGTASGACLRTYRELYTIEGNAFGKICSFPFLYKDRWFGDCTTYDSSTKRLWCAVETKYDREQWGYCPTTSSDNWAKNIVTGAYYQLNTQSVLTLAQADTSCKQQGASLLSITDVHEQAFVSALLGSGKHKLWIGLVLDPEHGWQWSDGKPFRYLRWSTGNPLPNPGHNCAFLDSTGQHSWQSSSCVKKLGYICYKDGAPPTPPQIEQGFCSAPWIPYNGHCFHLQRATQTWSNAQKACRKEDGDLVSIRNVEDQSFVISQLGFGTSDELWIGLNDRKTEGLFDWSDQSTVSFTSWEFGKPSVSTDTEDCVLIRGENGNWADRWCDEKHGFICMKQSATESTGDEVDVDIGCKAGWKRHGSYCYFVGTETKTFDEAKEDCKTSDSYLADVSNGVDNAFLVSLVGMRPEKYFWLGLSNQKDIDQFVWTNTNSVRFTHWNTEMPGYKKGCVAMTTGILAGLWDLLPCTNQEKYICKHLAEGAVITVPPPTQTPPQCVDGWTRVGTRNMCSKFFTGPRADEKTWFEARDYCRAIGGDLLSIHSAAELLAGRHGRAWIGLHIPDTSTGYTWSDGSPVNFQHWQEGEPNNHNNDESCAEFRMHRFDEAGSWNDVNCDSYNDWLCQIRAGVTPKPPPNNTAVDYNTTSDGWLMWRGNQYFVNTNSMSMEDARHFCQQRHGDLVSITSKDENLFLWKQISRSYRSYYLGLSVDLDGSFWWMDGSPVALQKWDENQPNSNAFDENCVFMTYYMGFWRTCNCGQEQQFICKRGNSVPVNTTAATTVPPKGGCPFKWTKFDSKCYNIISNRKATWEDAMRQCISMGGNLVSITTRRVQAFLITKMAESATTDLWIGLNSLKRDGFYWADGKPRQFTNWGHSKHRRPPGSFYQRWNEEECVVMTSGTTFGIGKWLIKSCNDTNGYVCLRSLDPNTQPQPESAVTNIYVTLGNDSIKVETKNLTWDDAKKQCEGDKANLASLRSEWTHAYVELLAMNLKAPLWIGLNKKQTGGFFRYIDGWHLNTASWAEGEPSRDQPCVYLDVDGKWRTAFCNRTMNSVCMQSTDVPPTESTNFPGICPEQTNVEYQQSYTWLPFKGHCYLFMTDEIEWPDAASSCVRHGGILASIEDPDEQQFIKSNVERFQDSHSAFWIGLYKTHKGTWMWLDKTVMDYTNWAPDDSNNDFAEIGTSDGAWRTGRRWHDRAYICETPKVMPEDSGSKAEPHGGQDPRSRVHTSLVVVMIIAITSTLVVIAFFLYKKSPRPLPTFDNPLYFDSERSQPDVVDTNKLIENAEVENPEPIITL; encoded by the exons ATGTCTGGTACTCTGAGACTTATCAGAAGAATGCTGACCCAGAGGATAACTCTAGCAGCCTTTGTGCTTTTCATCCCAACATCTCAATGTTCAACAAGAAATG ATTCCCCATTCTCACTCACTAACAAGGCCACTGGTTTCTGTTTGCTGAAAAGATCAACCCGCTGCCTTGAGATGCGCTGGACAACCGGTGATCGTCTTTTTGCTACCTCaaccaaaaagtgcctcggagcTCAGGGCAAAAGTGTAGGGAGTGAAGTAAGCCTCTACGATTGTGACGACAGGAGTGAGCTACAAAAGTGGGAATGCAAGAATGGAACATTGCTTGCCCTCAAAGGCCAACAGCTCTACATTGAAGTAAAACCTGATGAAACAATTGCTCTCTCCAAAACTTTCGGGCCGAATAACGACTTCACAATCACAGGGACAGCCAGCGGTGCTTGTTTGAGAACATACAGAG AACTTTACACCATTGAGGGAAATGCGTTTGGTAAGATCTGCTCGTTTCCCTTCCTGTACAAAGACCGGTGGTTTGGAGACTGCACTACGTACGACTCCTCAACGAAGCGTCTTTGGTGTGCAGTTGAAACAAAATATGATCGTGAGCAGTGGGGATATTGCCCGACTACTT CATCAGACAACTGGGCGAAGAACATTGTAACAGGAGCATATTACCAGCTCAACACACAGTCGGTTCTGACTTTGGCCCAGGCTGATACCAGCTGCAAACAGCAGGGGGCCTCCCTGCTCAGTATCACCGATGTTCACGAGCAGGCTTTTGTCTCAG cacTATTAGGATCAGGAAAACATAAACTTTGGATCGGGCTGGTCTTGGACCCAGAACATGGCTGGCAGTGGTCTGATGGGAAGCCCTTCCGTTATCTGAGATGGAGTACAG GAAATCCACTTCCTAATCCGGGACACAACTGTGCATTTCTTGACTCTACTGGGCAGCACTCTTGGCAAAGTTCATCCTGCGTCAAGAAACTGGGCTACATCTGCTACAAAGACGGGGCCCCGCCAACTCCTCCACAAA TTGAGCAAGGATTTTGTTCAGCCCCTTGGATTCCCTACAATGGCCACTGCTTCCACCTTCAACGTGCTACGCAAACATGGTCTAATGCTCAGAAAGCGTGCCGCAAAGAAGACGGGGACTTAGTGAGCATTCGCAATGTGGAGGATCAAAGTTTTGTCATCTCGCAACTGGGATTCG GAACCTCTGATGAGCTTTGGATTGGACTGAATGACAGGAAGACAGAGGGGCTGTTTGACTGGAGTGACCAATCTACTGTCAGCTTCACCAGCTGGGAGTTTGGGAAACCGTCTGTCTCCACTGATACAGAGGACTGCGTTCTCATCAGGGGAGAG AATGGGAACTGGGCGGATCGCTGGTGTGATGAGAAACATGGTTTTATCTGTATGAAGCAGAGTGCCACTGAAAGCACCGGAGATGAAGTGGATGTAGATATAGGCTGCAAAGCT GGGTGGAAAAGACATGGCTCCTACTGCTACTTTGTAGGAACAGAGACAAAGACGTTTGATGAAGCTAAAGAGGACTGTAAGACCTCAGACTCCTACTTAGCTGATGTTTCAAATGG GGTAGATAATGCCTTCCTCGTCAGCTTGGTCGGGATGAGACCAGAGAAGTACTTCTGGCTAGGCCTCTCAAACCAGAAAGACATTGATCAATTTGTGTGGACCAACACAAACTCCGTGAGGTTTACTCACTGGAACACTGAAATGCCAG GTTACAAAAAGGGCTGCGTTGCCATGACAACTGGGATTTTGGCCGGACTATGGGATCTGCTGCCCTGCACCAATCAGGAAAAATACATCTGCAAACACCTGGCAGAGGGGGCAGTTATAACCGTTCCACCACCGACTCAAACTCCTCCTCAGTGTGTGGATGGTTGGACTCGAGTGGGAACAAGAAACATGTGCTCCAAG TTTTTCACAGGGCCTCGTGCAGATGAGAAGACCTGGTTTGAGGCCAGGGATTACTGCAGGGCCATTGGAGGAGACCTGCTCAGCATTCACAGCGCAGCTGAGCTACTTGCTGGACG ACACGGAAGAGCCTGGATTGGACTTCATATTCCTGACACGAGCACTGGTTATACATGGAGTGATGGATCCCCG GTAAACTTCCAGCACTGGCAAGAAGGAGAGCCAAACAATCACAATAATGATGAATCTTGTGCTGAATTCAGAATGCATAGGTTTGATGAGGCCGGGTCTTGGAACGATGTGAACTGTGATAGTTACAATGACTGGCTGTGTCAGATCCGTGCAG GAGTGACTCCAAAACCACCTCCAAATAATACTGCGGTGG ACTATAACACCACTTCAGATGGTTGGCTTATGTGGAGAGGGAATCAGTATTTTGTGAACACAAACTCAATGTCCATGGAGGATGCTCGTCACTTCTGTCAGCAGAGGCATGGTGACTTGGTATCTATCACCAGTAAAGATGAAAACCTATTCTTATGGAAACAG ATTTCAAGAAGCTATAGGTCCTATTATTTAGGTTTGTCAGTGGATCTTGATGGGTCATTTTG GTGGATGGATGGTTCTCCAGTGGCATTACAAAAATGGGATGAAAATCAACCAAATTCTAATGCCTTTGatgaaaactgtgtttttatgaCTTATTATATGG GCTTCTGGCGTACTTGTAATTGTGGCCAAGAGCAACAGTTCATTTGTAAACGAGGAAACTCAGTACCTGTCAACACCACTGCCGCCACCACAGTTCCTCCGAAAGGTGGCTGCCCATTCAAGTGGACCAAGTTTGACTCAAAG TGTTACAATATCATTAGTAATCGGAAGGCCACCTGGGAAGACGCAATGAGACAGTGCATTTCCATGGGAGGCAATTTAGTCTCAATTACCACAAGGCGTGTGCAAG catttttgatCACCAAAATGGCTGAATCAGCAACTACAGACCTGTGGATTGGTTTAAATAGTTTAAAACGAGATGGCTTTTACTGGGCCGATGGCAAACCAAGGCAATTCACCAACTGGGGCCATTCT AAACATCGACGTCCTCCGGGGTCCTTTTATCAGAGATGGAATGAG GAAGAATGTGTTGTGATGACCAGCGGTACCACCTTTGGCATCGGTAAATGGTTAATTAAGTCCTGCAATGACACCAATGGATATGTCTGTCTTCGAAGTCTTG ACCCAAACACCCAGCCTCAGCCAGAGTCAGCAGTTACTAACATCTATGTTACTCTGGGAAATGACAGCATCAAGGTTGAGACTAAAAATCTGACCTGGGACGATGCCAAGAAACAATGTGAAGGTGATAAAGCCAACCTGGCTAGCCTGCGATCTGAGTGGACGCACGCCTACGTGGAGCTGCTGGCTATGAATCTCAAAGCTCCTCTTTGGATTGGATTGAACAAGAAGCAG ACAGGCGGTTTTTTTAGGTATATTGATGGCTGGCACCTGAACACTGCAAGCTGGGCTGAAGGTGAACCAAGCAGAGACCAACCTTGTGTGTACTTGGATGTggatggaaaatggaggactgCTTTCTGCAATCGGACCATGAACAGTGTTTGCATGCAGTCTACAG ATGTGCCACCAACAGAGTCAACCAACTTCCCAGGGATTTGCCCTGAACAGACAAACGTGGAGTACCAACAGAGTTATACCTGGCTGCCATTTAAGGGTCATTGTTATTTGTTTATGACAGATGAAATTGAATGGCCAGATGCAGCTAGCAGCTGTGTCAGGCATG GTGGAATTCTCGCTAGCATTGAAGATCCTGATGAGCAACAATTCATTAAAAGCAATGTGGAAAGATTTCAAGATAGCCACAGTGCTTTCTGGATCGGCCTGTATAAAACTCATAAAG GGACATGGATGTGGTTGGATAAAACAGTCATGGACTACACTAACTGGGCTCCAGACGATAGTAATAATGACTTTGCAGAGATCGGAACCTCAGATGGGGCTTGGAGGACAGGGCGCAGATGGCACGACAGAGCATACATCTGTGAAACACCCAAAG TGATGCCCGAAGATTCAGGATCAAAAGCTG AACCTCATGGAGGCCAGGATCCTCGCAGTCGTGTCCACACGAGTTTGGTAGTTGTCATGATCATTGCTATCACTTCTACACTGGTAGTCATTGCATTTTTCCTCTACAAGAAGTCTCCTCGTCCCTTACCCACCTTTGACAATCCACTCTACTTTGACAGTGAACGATCCCAGCCCGACGTGGTCGATACCAATAAACTGATAGAGAATGCAGAAGTAGAAAACCCtgagcctattataactttataa